Part of the Catalinimonas alkaloidigena genome is shown below.
TCTCGCCTGATCATGGACAGAATTATTTTTTTAGGCATGCAGGTAGAAGAAAATATCGCTAATATCATTACAGCACAGCTTCTTTTTCTGGAATCTGTTGACCCGAAAAAAGATATTTTACTGTATGTAAACAGCCCTGGAGGCTCAGTTTATGCCGGTCTGGGAATATACGATACCATGCAATATGTAAATCCTGATGTTGCCACTATTTGTACGGGTATGGCTGCTTCTATGGGAGCGGTGCTACTGGCTGGAGGTGCAAAAGACAAGCGATCTGCCCTTCCCCATGCTCGTATCATGATTCACCAGCCTAGCGGAGGTATGCAGGGAAAATCCAGAGATATGGAAGTAACACTGAGACAAATGCAGGAACTACGTAAAGATCTTTACAATATATTATCTTCCCACTCCGGTCAGCCTTACGAGAAAATTGAAAAAGATTCTGACCTTGACTTCTGGATGCGTCCTTCTGAAGCCAAAGAATACGGTATCATTGACGAAGTTCTGGACAGAAATAGTGCTCGCAAAAAGGAAAATTAATTAGTAGGCAGAACTAGTATGAGTGACAGTTCGTTTCTAAACAAACTGTCACTATTTTTATTGTATTAACGAAAGTAACAACGTAATATGCCACAACAAGTAACTTGTTCATTTTGTGGAAGAAATAAAAAAGATGTAGACCTGATGATATCAGGTATTAACGCTCACATCTGTAATTACTGTATCAATCAGGCGCAACAGATTCTGGACGAAGAATTGAAGGTCAAGAGTAAAGGTAAGTCTCCGGAGTTTAACCTCATGAAGCCCATTGATATAAAAAAATATCTGGACCAATATGTGGTCGGTCAGGAAGAAGCTAAAAAAGTAATCTCTGTTGCCGTATACAATCACTACAAAAGATTGATGCAAAAGCAGGATGAGGAAGAGATAGCCATAGAAAAGTCTAATATTATCATGGCAGGGGAAACCGGTACAGGTAAAACCTATCTCGCCAGAAATCTTGCCCGTATTTTACAAGTTCCTTTCTGTATTGCTGATGCTACGGTACTTACCGAGGCGGGTTATGTGGGCGAAGATGTAGAAAGCATTTTGACCAGATTGCTACAGGCAGCTGATTACGATGTGGAATCGGCGGAAAGAGGCATCGTATATATAGATGAGATCGATAAAATCGCCAGAAAATCAGACAATCCCTCTATTACACGTGACGTAAGTGGTGAAGGTGTTCAACAAGCACTGCTCAAACTTCTGGAAGGTACGCAGGTTAATGTTCCTCCGCAGGGAGGCAGAAAGCACCCTGACCAGAAAATGATCTCCATCAATACTGAAAATATCCTCTTTATTTGTGGGGGAGCTTTTGATGGCATTTCTAGAATGATAGCTAACCGATTGAATACCAAACCTTTAGGATTCTCAGGCAGCAGTGTAAACATCTCTGATCAACACATTGATAAAGATAACCTTCTGCAATATATCACTGCACTTGACCTTCGTCACTTTGGCCTGATACCTGAACTTATAGGTCGTTTGCCAGTGATCACACATCTTGATCCATTAGGCAAAGAAACGCTTAAAATGATCCTCACTGAGCCTAAAAATGCTCTAACGAAACAGTATAAAAAACTCTTCAACATGGAAAATATAGAAGTTTCATTTGAGGAAACTGCCTTGGAATATATTGTGGAAAAAGCGATGGAGTTTAAGCTAGGAGCCAGAGGTTTACGCTCTATTTGTGAAGCAATAATTACGGATGCGATGTTTGAGCTACCTTCGCAAAAAGACATAAAAGCTTTTACAATTGACAGAAATTATGCACAGGAGAAATTTGAAAAATCTAAGTTTAAGCGTCTTTCTGCTGCCTAAATAACAACCCTTTAGAAATTTTAATCTTTCCCGTGCCTGTTTAGGCCCGGGATTTTTTTATTTTTCACCATTAATTTAATGAAAGCAATATTTCATATTACTCAAATAATATCTTCAGTCTTTTACCCATGTTTTGTTTCCTATTTGTCAAAAAAAGCTTAAATTAAGTGACATTATCAACCTTTGACCACTAACATGTTGACAGCTTATCAAGCAAAACCTCCTGTGTCCGGCCTTTATACATTTTTATCTTATTGTCAACATCTCGCTATTTCTATATTTCATTTACTTCATAAGAGGTTTATACTGCGGTTTAGTCAGTTGATTAACCCTCATTACTCAAAGTATTTTTTTCTGTGTATAAACCAGACCAGTATTACCAATAGACTTTAACTGTTTGCTTCTTCATTAATTTCAAAAAAAGGTGTGGCTTTTAGCCTACCTTTTTTTTTATCTTGAAAAAAAACTAAATGCAGCGTTTAACTTTCTTATTAATCATTCTATCAACTTTTCCCTTAATCTGTATGAGTCAGAATACTACTTTATATATATCCAAGGTTACAGATTTTTCTGTCGATGGAGCCGGTAATGCTTCTCAGTGGAAAGATATATCATGGGTAAAACTTCCATTGCGACATGGA
Proteins encoded:
- the clpX gene encoding ATP-dependent Clp protease ATP-binding subunit ClpX; the protein is MPQQVTCSFCGRNKKDVDLMISGINAHICNYCINQAQQILDEELKVKSKGKSPEFNLMKPIDIKKYLDQYVVGQEEAKKVISVAVYNHYKRLMQKQDEEEIAIEKSNIIMAGETGTGKTYLARNLARILQVPFCIADATVLTEAGYVGEDVESILTRLLQAADYDVESAERGIVYIDEIDKIARKSDNPSITRDVSGEGVQQALLKLLEGTQVNVPPQGGRKHPDQKMISINTENILFICGGAFDGISRMIANRLNTKPLGFSGSSVNISDQHIDKDNLLQYITALDLRHFGLIPELIGRLPVITHLDPLGKETLKMILTEPKNALTKQYKKLFNMENIEVSFEETALEYIVEKAMEFKLGARGLRSICEAIITDAMFELPSQKDIKAFTIDRNYAQEKFEKSKFKRLSAA
- a CDS encoding ClpP family protease: MINKDEFRKFAVKGQNISGNTFDQYTERVENMTRAVIEERPTNFREIDVFSRLIMDRIIFLGMQVEENIANIITAQLLFLESVDPKKDILLYVNSPGGSVYAGLGIYDTMQYVNPDVATICTGMAASMGAVLLAGGAKDKRSALPHARIMIHQPSGGMQGKSRDMEVTLRQMQELRKDLYNILSSHSGQPYEKIEKDSDLDFWMRPSEAKEYGIIDEVLDRNSARKKEN